ACGTCGAGGAGACGGTCGTCGATGACGACGACGAGTTCATCCTCCACCCCGGCGACTTCGTGCTGGGGACGACCTACGAGCGCGTCGAGATCCCCGACGACCTCATCGCCCACGTCGAGGGGCGCTCGTCGCTTGGCCGTCTGGCGATCGTGGTCCACGCCACTGCCGGTCTGGCGGACCCCGGGTACCAGGGCCAGATCACCCTCGAACTGTCGAATCTCGGGACCGCGCCCGTGGCCCTCTCCCCGGGGATGCGCATCTCGCAGCTGACCTTTACGGAACTGAAGACGCCGGCCGATCGGCCATACGGCGAGGAGCGCGGCTCGAAGTACCAGGGTCAGAAGGGGCCACAGGCGAGCAAGATACAGGGGGATCGCGAGTTCGGAGGCGATCAGTGATGCGGTTCATCGAGGAGGTCGTCGTCGAGGAGTTCCTGCCGACGTTCCGGTCGCTGCTGGCCGAGGCGCTCCGGGAGCGAGACCTCACCCAGTCGGAGGTCGCCGAGTTGCTCGGGATCAGCCAGAGCGCCGTCTCGAAGTACGTCCACGGGAACGTCGACCGCAACGAGGCGTTGCTCGACCACCGCGGACTCGCCGAACTCGTCGAGCGGCTGGCCGACGGGCTGGCGGCCGGCGAGACGACCTCGGTCCAGGCGCTGGTCGAGACGGAGGTGTTCATCCGTGAACTCGAACGCGGCGGGCTGTTGGCCCAACTGCACGAACAGCGGGTGCCGGAGTTGGCCGAGTACGAGGGGGAGTTCGCCGTCCACGACCCCGATTCGACGCTACGGGCGGCCGAACAGGCGCTCTCGTCGGTCCGGCGGGGGCTCCAGGTCTTAGAGAACACGAGCGGGTTCGCGACGCTGATCCCCGCGGTGGGGTCGAACCTCGTCGAAGCGTTGCCCGACGGCGACAGCATCGAGGACGTCGCCGCCGTCCCGGGACGGATTCTCGACGTGAAAGGGCGGGCGACGATCCCGGCCGATCCGGAGTTCGGCGTCAGCGAACACGTCGCGTCGGTGTTGCTGGCGGCCCGCGCGGCCGGCAGCGACGCGCGAGCGGCCCTGAACGTCCGCTACGACGAGTCGATCGTGACGGCGCTTTCCGAGGCCGGCTACACGACCGCCGAGTTCGACGCCGAGGCCAGCGTCGAGACCGGCGTCGCCGAGGCGCTGGCCGAGACGCCCGACGCCGACGTGCTCTACCAGACCGGCGGGATGGGCGTCGAGCCGGTCGTCTACGTGCTCGGTCCCGACGCCGGGACCGTCGCCGAGCGCACACGTGAGCTGCTGTGACCGACGTTCGGTCGTTTTACGGGCGGTGGGCGCGCCTCTACGACGCCCTCGCCTCGCTCCCCTTCGTCGGCTCCTGGCGTGCGAGGGCCGTGGAATCACTGGACCTGTCGGCCGGGGACACCGTCGTCGAGATGGGCTGTGGCACCGGCGCGAACGTCCCGTCCCTCCGGAAGCAGGTCGGCCCGGGGGGGACGGTCGTCGGCGTCGACCTCACGCGGGGGATGCTCGACCGGGCCGGCCGGCACCCCGACCGGGCCGGCGACGGCGTCCACTACGTCCAGGGTGACGCCGCGCACCCGCCGATCCGGGACGCCGACGCGGTGCTCGCGACGTTCGTCGCCGGCCTGTTCCCCGACCCCGAACCAGTCGTCGACCGGTGGTGTGACGCGGTCGGTCCCGGCGGTCGGATCGCGCTGTTGAACTTCCAGCGCAGCGACGCGACCGTCGCGCTCCCGCTGAACGTCGTCTTCGAGGGGTTCGTCCGACTCTCCTCGCCGGGGAGCCGGCTGGCGCGGGACTCGCAGGCGACGGCCTTCGAGCGGCGAGTTCGGGCCGCACGCCGACGACTCACCGAACGGACCGTCGACCGCCGGTACGAGACGCTGGCCGGCGGCTATCTTGGACTGCTGTCGGGTACTGTCGCCTGACGCTCAGTCGCTCGTCCCCGGCGACGCGGCGTCCGCGGTTCCCGGCGTCGGTTCTCGTTCGAGCCGATAGACGAGACAACCGACGAGCGAGAGGAGACAACCGTACAAGACCGGCGTTCCGAGCGTGAATACGGGACGGAGCGTTACCGTGATCTGCGTGACGGTCTCGGGAGCCAGCGGGAGGAGGTCGACCAACCGCGGGACGGCGTTGAACGACAGCGAGAGTGTCGCGAGCAGCGTCCCGCCGACGAACAGCCGGCGGCCCCATCCTCGGGGGAGGTCGTAGAGGAGCACGACCAGCGGGAACGTCAGGTAGACGTAGTACAGGAGCAGCGACGGGAAAAACAGCAGTATCGCGACGAGGGTCCCGTACAGCGCGACCAGCCGGTCGGTCGTGGTTCGAGTGCGCCAGTACAGCGCGGCCACCGCGGGTGCCAGCAGCGCCGCGGCACCGGCGGCGTACCACGTCGGATCGACGGTCGGGAACAGCACCGACAGCGGCCGGCGGAGCGTGACGTAGCTCACTCCCGGGTCGAGGCCGCCGACGAACGCCTGCGTGTCCCGTCGCGCAAGGAGGACGTCGAAGACGTAGGTCCTGTAGGTGGCCGGTCCGAACGCTGCGAGGCCGGCAAGCGAGAGCGCCACTGCCGTCCCGACGGCGGCGACGATGGCCCGCCAGGCACGCCGGTAGAGCAACCAGAGGCCGACGGCCGCCGGGAACACCTTGACGAAGGCCGGCAGCGCGAGCGCGACGCCGGCCAGCCACTCGCGGTCCCGGTCGAGCCAGACGAGTCCGGCCGCGAAGGCGGCCACGAGCAGGTGGTTGACCTGGCCGTAGGCCAGCGACGGGACGGCGTGGACCGACGCGAGGACGAACGCACCCACGAGTAGCCGGTCGCTCCGCGGGACTCGGTAGCCCATCGACTCGACGTACCCGGCCAGCAGGCGCGTCAGCCAGCCGCTGGCGGCGACCGTCAGCACTGTCGTGATCGCGTAACCGACCGGCCACTCCCCAAGTCGCGCGAGCGGAACGAACGCCAGTACCGTCACCGGCGGGTAGAGATAGTGGAACCGGCTGGAGGGTGGCGTCACCGCGTAGAAATCTCGGCCGGCCAGGACCGCCCGCGCGGCGGCGTCGTACACCCGGTAGTTCAGTCCGATCTTGACCGGCCAGGCCAGCACGTAGTAGAGGCCCAATCCGGCACCCAGAAGGACGGCGCTCCCGAGGACGAGCCAGACATCGCGGCGAGTGGTAGAGAGGGACATGGACAGTCGGGGACGACCGGCGTGGTGTCCCGTCAAACCCGGTAGCGATCGGCGTGTCGCGGGCAGAACTCGGGGTCGTCGAGTTGTGCGGCCACGACACCGGGCTGTCGATGGGCGTTGTGGAGGCGACAGCCTGACTCGTCACAGAACGCCTCGCCGGTCGACAGGTAGTGGGCTGCTTGCAGGACGTATCCCTTCAGTGCATCGGTCGTCCGTGGATCGTCGGCGACCAGGAACTCGCCGTCGACCGCCGACTCCAGCACCTCTCGGGGTGGCGCGTCGCCCGAGACCATCGCGTGTTGCTGTTTCTCCTTGTAGTACTGCTCGGGTTTCGCGGGCGCCTCGTACAGTCCCGGGACGGAGACCACTCCCGGTTGTCCGAGTACGTTGACGCGTTTGTGCCACCGGCCGTCGTGGTCGCCCCAGGTTCCGACCACGCGGTCGAGCACCGGGATATGGAGGTGATCGAGCGTCCGCTCGTCGGCCGGTACCCGTTCGTACAGCGCGCGCTGGACCGCCAGGCCGTCGTAGATGACGCCGCCGCCCCGCTCGGGGTCTTCCAGGGCACGCTCCTCGTAGCGGACGATTCCCAGCATCGTGTTTCCCGTCGCGCGGTCGTAGGGGTCCAGCACACGTGCGTCGGCGAACGTCTCGGCGAGCCCGTCGTCGCCGTACAGCGAACAGAACCGGTCCCTGACCCGGACGGTCGCGTCGATCCGATCGTCGAGCCAGTCGCCGACGGCCTCGACGTCGGCGGCGGTCGTCGGCGCCCGGTAGAGTGTGACCCGTTTCATATTACAGTTGTACAACTCGGTGGTACTTCGATCCGACGGTCCCGAACGTCGTGGCGTCGATCAGGACGGGTCAGCTATCGACGGGAGACCCCCGACGGCTCCGGACCTACGCCTCGGCCTCCGGTTCGACTTCGCTCGCGTTCCGTGACTCCTCGACGGCTTTCGTCAGCGAGACGTTGAGCCACGCCATCGAGACGATACCGCCGACCACCGTGACGGCGTTTTTGACCGCGTGGTCGACCACGGCGATCGAGAGCGCCGTCGTCACGCCGACGGGGGTCAGCGGCGCGACGATGATCGTGAACGCGCCCTCGTAGAGCCCCACGCCGCCCGGCGTAAGCGGGAGTACCTTGGCGAGGTTGCCGACGCTGACCGCGAAGAAGCCGACGGCGATCAGCGACGGCGTCAGCGACTGGCCGAAGGCACGGAACACGACGAGCGCCGTGAGCACGTCCAGCGACCAGATGAGGAGGCTACCGAGGCCGACACGGACGAACGCCGCCCCGTCGGCGGTCACCGTCTGGATGTCGGCGACGAACCCCTCGATGACGCCGGCGACGTAGTCGGCGTAGGAGTCGTCGCTGAGTCGCCCCACCCCGGCACGGACGAAGTTCCGGTCGGTGCGGGCGCTGGCGACGATGGCCGCGACCGCGCCGATGGCCGCGAGTCCGACCGCCGCCGCCACGACGACGGCCGTCTGGCCGCTGCTGGCCGTGTCACCGCCGACGGCGTCGCCGGCCAGCGCGGCGAAGAGTGTGTCGGCCGACCCGGTGACCGCCAACCCGATCAGCACCACACCGGCAAGCAGCGTGATCGTCAGCAGGTCGAAGACGCGCTCGACGGCCAGCGAGGCGAAGCCGGTAGGGTAGGGGATCGAGCGGCGCGCCTTCACGACGTAGGCCCGGACGGCGTCGCCGGCCCGCGCGGGGAAGACGAGGTTCCCGGTCTGACTGACGAACACCGCACCGGTCAGGAACTCCCAGCGTTCGTGATGCCCCATCGAGTCCAAGATGTCCCGGTACCGGATCCCACGCAGCGGCCACGAGAGGGCGTACACCGCTCCCGAGAGGGCGACGATCGCGGGGTCCGCGTCGGCCATCCGTTCCAGTACCGTCCGGGGGTCGAGATACTGGGTCATCAACAAGAGGGCGACGACGACCAGCAGGGTGCCGGCCCCCAGCGACACCCGGCGGGTGATCCGCGGGCTGACCGACAGCTCCCAGAAGGTCCGCAACACCTGGCTCCCCATCCCGAAGACGTCCCGGACGATGTCGACTTTCGAGTCGCCCTTGGGCGTCCAGTCGACGGGGAACTCCTTGACGCGGAACCCGTTTCGCTGAGCCTTCACGAGCAGTTCCGTGTCCCAGAACCAGTGCTCGTCCTCGACCATCGGCGCGAGCGTCTCCATCGCGTCCCTGTCGAAGGCCTTGAACCCACACTGGTGGTCCTGCAGTTTCGAGCGCAGGACGGCCCGCACCAGCGTGTTGTATCCCAGGCTCGGGACGCCCCGTCTGGCCGGGCGGTCGGCCCGGTTCTCGGGCAGCCAGCGTGACCCCGTCGCGACGTCGTAGGCCCCCGATCGGACGCTCTCGACGAGTTCCTCCAGGTGGCGCATGTCCGTCGCCAGGTCGGTGTCGAAGTAGACGAGCGTCCCGCCGTCGGCCCGCTGGAAGGCGTACTCCAGGGCACCGCCCCGACCGAGTCGCTCGTCGCTGTGGACGTGACGGACGCGGTCGTCCTCGGCGGCCAGACGGCTCGCGATCTCCGGTGTCCGGTCGTCACAGCCGTCCTCGGCGACGATGACTTCGAAGCTGCCGGCCGGCAGGAAGGAGGCGAGCGTCTCCAGTGTGACCGAGACGGTCTCCTCGATGGTGTCCTCCTCGTTGTACGCGGGGAGGACGACGCTCACCTCGATGTCGCTCATTGCAACACGGTAGACGCCACTGGGGCCAAGAGTTTTCTGTTACGATCGCTCGGCAGTCACGAACTTCGAGAGGTCGGCGTCGGCGACGCCATCGACCGACTCGTAAGGACGCTCGACGACGATGTTGCCGGCGGTCTGGGAGCCGATCCCCGGTATGGCCCGGAGTTCGTCCATCGACGCGGCGTTGAGATCCAGCGGGTGCGGGACTCCCGTGACCGATCGGTAGCCGTGGTCGGTAATCGCCACGTCGAGCACCCGGCCGAGTTCGCGCTCGCCGGGGATGGCGACCAACAGCGGGTAGGTCCCGAGTTGGCGGCCGAACGTCTTGCCGTCCTGGTGGTACTCCAGATGGACGTCGGGAAGCACCGTTCCGGGCGGGGCGACCCGCTGGAGCATCGGGTTGTCGATCTCCTCGCGGACCTCGCGTTTGTACTGTTTGAACAGCTTCTTGTGGTCGTTGGCGATGTCCGCGCCGGTCTCGGCCATGTCGGTCCCTTCGAAGGCCATCACCTGGCGGATATTCACTCGACGGAGCATCAGCCCCTCGTCGTAGACCCGCTGGAGGAACCGCTTGTTGTGCTCGAAGGTCTCCCGGCGTTCGCCTTTCAGCCCGTGGACGAGGTTGATCCCCGGCAGCAGTTTCGGGAGGCGAGGGGCTGCGTCCTCGCCGAAGTTCGGTGCTGACCCGTCCGCATCGGTCCGCGGGTCCCCATCCCCACCGGGCCGCCAGCCGGCGACCTCGTTGACCACCTTCACGGCCTCGAAACACTCGTCGGCGGTGACGTTGAGGTTGTTGTCGCTCATCACCTCCGGGTCTGCCGACTCCAGGCCGAACGCGGCCGTGTCGCCGGGCGTGTTGTGCTCGGCGATGATCCGGATCCCCTCCCGGGCCTTCTCGGGCCACTTCACGATGGTGATGGGATTCATGTTGTCCAGATGGAGCGTCTCCAGGTCTGGCGCGACCTCGCGGATGCCCCCGTAGAGCCGACGGAGCGCGTCGGGGTTCGGTGCCTCGCCGTCGCCGCCGTACGCGAGGATGTCGGCCTGTCGGCCCAGACGGAAGTGCTTGACACCGTGGTCCGAGAGGGCGTCGACCTCGTCGACGACGCTCTCGGGCGGGCGGAAGTCCGGGTCGCCGTACATCGGTTCCGTACAGAACGAACAGCGGTACGGACAGCCCCGGGAGGTCTCCATCTCGCAGATGAGGTACTCCGGATGGTTGGGGTGGTGCTCGACGACGAACGCGCCGGCCCGCGCCCAGCGGGTCTCCTCCTCGACGGAGCGGTAGCGGTCGTTGAACCCCTCCAGGCCGGACTCGACGAGGTCGAAGACGGCCGCCTCGACGTCGGCCATCGCCATGAAGTCGAAGTCCAGATCGTCCCTGGCCGTCTCGCTCGCGCCCTCGTTGGCCTCGCCGACGCCGAACCGGACGGGGCCGCCGATGATGGAGGTCCCCTCGGCGGTCCAGGCCAGCTCCCGGACCTCGTCTGGCTCGGCGGGGGTCCCGCCGACGTACTTGCCGGGGACGGTCATCCCGCCGACGTAGACCATGAGGTCGGCCTCCTCGACGGCCTGCCAGCGGCGGCGTTCCTCGCGGAGTTCGTCGATCGTGTGGTAGGTGATCCGCTCGCTCGGGACGCCGGCGTCGACGAGTGCCCCGGCGGCGTACCGGGGATACGTCGAGATGTACGGCGGGACCCCGAAGTGTGCAGGTTCGTCGACGTAGCCGTCGACGATAGTCACGGAGAGCGTCTCGGGGTCGGTCATAGCCCGGGGTTGACGCTCGACGCCTAAAACGGTGTCTGGTCGGCCCGGGCGAGGTCGGCGGCCGCCAGCTCGGCGTTCCGTTCGTTGGCCTTCCAGAGGGCGTCGACGAGGTCCCCGACCACCGGGACCGAACCGACGGCGAAGTCCAGCCCGACGTTCAGCACCATCCGGGCGAGCGTCCGCAGGGAGACGCCAAGCCGAGCGGCTTCGACGACGATGTACAGCGAGAGCAGGGCCGTGACGGTGTCACCGGCGACCGGGACCAGCCCCAGCAGCGCGTCGAGGCCGACGCGGTAGCGGGTCAGCGGGACCCCGACGCTGTCGTCTAGCAGTCGCGCGACCCGCCGGATGCGGGTCAACCCGGGCGGTTCCTGTTCCATACGAGTCCATCGTCGGCGGCGACAATAGCGCTTGGCCCGCTCTCAGTCGTCGGCACTGACCGGCCCCTCGTCGGCCTGGGCGTCCCAGAGGTCCGCGTAGTCGCCGCCGGCGGCCAGGAGGTCGGTGTGTGTCCCCTGCTCGGCGAGTTCCCCGTCGTCGAGCACGACGATGCGGTCGGCGTCCTGGATCGTCGAGAGGCGGTGGGCGATGACGAAGGCCGTCCGGTCCTCGACGAGGCGCTCGATGCTCTCCTGGATGCGCTCCTCGGTCTCGGTGTCGACGTCGCTCGTGGCCTCGTCGAAGATGATGATCTCCGGATCGTTCAACAGCGCGCGGGCGATGGCGACACGCTGGCGCTGGCCCCCCGAGAGTTTGATCCCGCGCTCGCCGATCTGAGTGTCGTAGCCCTCGGGCAGGTCCTCGACGAAGGCGTGAGCCTCCGCGGCCCGGGCAGCCTCCCGGACGCGCTCGCGTGCGGCCTCGTCGCCGTCGGCCTCCCCGTCTAACACTGTCCGGTCGCCGTAGGCGATGTTCTCCGCGACGGTCCCCGAGAAGAGATACGGTTGCTGTTCGACGATGGCGATGTCGTCACGGAGCGACTGGAGCGCGTACTCGCGGACGTCGACCCCGTCGACCCGAACCGCGCCCGAATCCACGTCGTGGAACCTGGGGACGAGTTTCAGCAGCGTCGACTTCCCGGCACCGGTCGGGCCGGCCAGCCCGACGGTCGCGCCCGCCGGGACGGAAAGGGAGACGTTCCGAACGACCGGTCGGTCGTCATCGTAGCCGAAGGTCACGTCCTCGAAGTCGACGCGGCCATCGATGTCGTCGGGTCGATACGGGTCCTCGGGGTCGGTGATCGTCGGGGCCTGTCCCAGCAGGCCGAAGACACGTTCGGCGCTGGACTTGGCGAGTTGGTACTTGTTCGCCGACTTCCCGACCCGGCGCATCGGCGAGTAGAGCCGGCGGAGATAGAGGAAAAAGAGCGCGAAGGTCCCGGTCTGGAGGGCCGCTTCACCGGGCGCGCTCGTGACGAAATCCATCCCGGCGACGTAAAGGATGCCGACGAAGACGACCCCGGTCAGCAGCCGGAGCCCGGCGAAGAAGGCCCGCCGGATGCGCAGCGCGCCGACCTTCTCGTCGTGGTAGGTCTGGCTCTGCTCGGTGACACGCTTGCGCTCGAAGGCATAGCGGTCGAAGGCCTTGATGACCGGCGCGCCGCTGAGGTTGTTTTCCAGGCGAGTGTTGAGCCGCGAAACGGTCCGGCGGATCGACCGGTAGCGGGGTTCGATCCAGGTGAGGAAATAGCCGCTGGCGACGCCGATGATCGGGACCGGGGCCAGCGCGATCAGCGCCAGCGTCGGGGAGTGCCAGTAGAGGACGGCAGCGATCCCGCCGACCGTGGCGACCACGCGGATGAGCTGGCGGAACTCCGTGTTGAGAAACGACTCAAGCCGGTTGATGTCGCTGTTGAGGATCGACATCATCCCGCCGGTCTGGTGGTTGGCGAAGAAGTCCATCGAGAGGTGCTGGAGGTGGTCGTAGGTGTCGTCACGCAGGTCACGCTGGATCTTCTGTGCGGTCGATTGCAGGAGGTACCGCGAGACGAACCGCGTGACAGAACGGATCAGGTACGCCACGGCGGCGATAACGACGAGTCGCTGGAGGAAGGCGACGCGTGCCGCCTCCCCGGTGATGCTGCCGGTCGGGAGCAGCCCGGCCGTCGTCAACAGTCCGGGCTCGCCGCTGTTGAGGATCACCCGATCGATGGCGGCGGCGACGACGATGGGCGGAACGAGCCGGGCAAAGCGGGTACAGAACGCAGCGAGGATCCCAGCGAGCAGCCGGAGCCAGTACGGCGTCGCGTACCCGAAGAGGTTGACCATCGGATGCCCGTCGACGTTCTCGCGGACGCCCTCGAACCCACCGTGGTCCTCAGACATAGCCGTTGTTCCGGCCGCAGGCGGAAATATGCCGCGTTCGGCTCCGACGGGTTACACGTGGATGCAGCCTTCAGTGACCGGTCCGGCGGGAGTGGGCCGTGCGCCGTCGGCGACCCGAGCCGTCGTGACTGCGGCGGCCAGCGAGTCCAACGCGTCGTGGTTGTCGAGGTACTGGCGGCGGTGAGCGCCCACGAGGACGCTACAGTCCGAGATGGCGTCGACGTTGGCCCCACGCCGGTCGCGGGCGCCCTCGACGTTCTTGTACCCCTCGCGGTAACAGCCAAGCCAGCTGAAGGTCGCTGCGGGGTAGACCTCACAGACCCGCGTCGTCGTCTCTCCGGTCTCGTCTTGCATCGGCACGACGGCGGTGTCGGCCCGCTGGGCCAGCCGCCCCAGCACGTCCCGGACGCCGTAGAGGGTCATGCTGCGCGTGCGGTTGGTGTACGGACAGAGCGCCCCACGGCGGAGGTCGGTCTCCCGCCGGACGTCGCGTTTCTCGACGGCCATCTCGGCGGTCCGGCGACAGCGCTGGGAGAACGACCGCGGGTCGTTGGGACCCTCCGAGCCGCCGAGCCACTCCAACAGGCCCGTCCAACTGCCCCCACACTGGGCGTCTAACACCGTCTGGGGGAGGCTGAACGGGAAGTCCATCCCGACCGTCCCGATATCGTCGTCGGTGATCCGCTCGCGGAGGCCGGCGTGTGCGGCTTCGCGGTCGCTGCCCCAGCGGTCGCTCGCGCGGTAGCACTCGTCGACACGAAGCCCTCGCGGGGTGGGCGTCGCCTCGGTGACCCAGAGCGCGTCGCCGGCCGCGCTCGCGCCGCTGAAGTCGACCCCCAGTACGCCCTCGTTCATACCCACACGTTCACCGGCAGTGCCATGAACCTTCGGACCCGGTGTGGCGTCGGGGTGGATACCCGTCCGAAAGCGGTTTGTCCCCGACGAACCAACGAATCGGTATGCCCGCCACGATGGAAGTCGTCTGTACGGACGACGACTGCGAACTCGACATGTTCGAGCTGCATTACACGTACGATATGCCGGAGGATGTCGGGCTCGCCGACTTCGCCTGCCCGTACTGCGGGGGGGTCGACTGTCTCGAGGCGATCGAGCTATGATCCGCGAGCTCGGCGAAACCCTCGAAAACGCCGTCTTCGAGAACGTCGGCCGCGCCTCCTCGCGCGTCCAGGAGCGCAAGCCCCTGCCGGCGGATCTCCTGGAGTCCGACGACGCCTACCTCGTGGTGTTCGACGCACCGGGCGCGACCGCCTCCGACGTTCAGGTCCGATACGTCGACGACCGGGTGGAGGTCCGGATCGATCGGTTCCGTGACTTCCACGACGGGTTCGACATGCTGTTTCCCGGTCGCGGGCTGTCCCTGGACGGCTCGCTCACGCTGCCGGCCGACGCGGTCGTCGACGCCGAGGCCGCGACCGCGACGCTGAAAGCCGACGGGACGCTGCAGGTGACAGTCCCGAAAGTCGAAGCGGAAGACACCGCTCCCGAAGACGAGGAAGGAGCGACCGACGACCACGATTCCGACGAGGGCGACGACGGCGACGCCTGACCGGCCTCACCAGTCCCGCGTCGGGTCACCCAGCGGGTCGAACGCCTCGTCGCCGTCGAAGCGGGTCGGATCAGCCCGCGTGGCGAACTGTTCCGGGAGTGGCGACGCCGTTCCCAGAACGACGCTGGCGACGTGGTCGCCGACGGCCGGTGCCCACATCAGCCCGTGACCGTGCCACCCTGTCGCGACGGAACAGCCCTCGGCCACGGCACCGACCAGCGGATCGCGGTCCGGCGTCGCCGTACAGATCCCGGCCCACGACCGTGTCGCTGTCGGGGAGAGCGTCGTCGCGTCCGCAACCCGTTCGAGCGCGCCCGAGACGAACGACGGGTCCGCGTCGGGGTTCCAGTCTTCGGGGGTGGCCGCGTGTGCGCCGTCACCGACCAGCAGGCTCTCCGCCTGTGGCCGCCAGTAGAACTCCGCGGTCGCGTCGTACAGCGCGGGCAGCGTCGCCCCGACCGCGTCGGTCCGGAGCGCCTGTGCGCGATAGGTCTCCAGCGCGAGCGGGACGCCGATGGCCCCGACCAGCGGTGCCGTCGCGTGGCCGGCCGCGACGACGACCGCGTCCACCGTGTCGGTCCCGCTGGGCGTCTCGACCGTCCGGGGACCGGCCAGTGACACCTCGGTCCCGGTTCGAATCGCCGCCCCGGCGGCGCGGGCACGCTCGGCGAGAAACTCGACGGCCGCGTCCGGGTCCAGCAGCCCTGCGTCGGCCGCGATACCGGCGGTGACGACCGCCTCCGTGTCGAGCGCCGGGTAGCGGTCGGCCAACTCGGTGGGCGCGAGCCGCGAGACGGCCAGTCCGTGGGACTGCATCCGGTCGACCTGTCCATCGATAGCCGCGGCGTCGTCGGCGTCGCGAGCGAGCCAGACGTACGGGCAGTCGGTCAGGAGGCCCCACTCGCGGTACCGATCGATCGCGT
Above is a window of Haloarcula halophila DNA encoding:
- a CDS encoding DUF7001 family protein, translating into MKRVTLYRAPTTAADVEAVGDWLDDRIDATVRVRDRFCSLYGDDGLAETFADARVLDPYDRATGNTMLGIVRYEERALEDPERGGGVIYDGLAVQRALYERVPADERTLDHLHIPVLDRVVGTWGDHDGRWHKRVNVLGQPGVVSVPGLYEAPAKPEQYYKEKQQHAMVSGDAPPREVLESAVDGEFLVADDPRTTDALKGYVLQAAHYLSTGEAFCDESGCRLHNAHRQPGVVAAQLDDPEFCPRHADRYRV
- a CDS encoding radical SAM protein gives rise to the protein MTDPETLSVTIVDGYVDEPAHFGVPPYISTYPRYAAGALVDAGVPSERITYHTIDELREERRRWQAVEEADLMVYVGGMTVPGKYVGGTPAEPDEVRELAWTAEGTSIIGGPVRFGVGEANEGASETARDDLDFDFMAMADVEAAVFDLVESGLEGFNDRYRSVEEETRWARAGAFVVEHHPNHPEYLICEMETSRGCPYRCSFCTEPMYGDPDFRPPESVVDEVDALSDHGVKHFRLGRQADILAYGGDGEAPNPDALRRLYGGIREVAPDLETLHLDNMNPITIVKWPEKAREGIRIIAEHNTPGDTAAFGLESADPEVMSDNNLNVTADECFEAVKVVNEVAGWRPGGDGDPRTDADGSAPNFGEDAAPRLPKLLPGINLVHGLKGERRETFEHNKRFLQRVYDEGLMLRRVNIRQVMAFEGTDMAETGADIANDHKKLFKQYKREVREEIDNPMLQRVAPPGTVLPDVHLEYHQDGKTFGRQLGTYPLLVAIPGERELGRVLDVAITDHGYRSVTGVPHPLDLNAASMDELRAIPGIGSQTAGNIVVERPYESVDGVADADLSKFVTAERS
- the dcd gene encoding dCTP deaminase; protein product: MILSDADILRRLEDGDLVVEPLDDPDIQIQPASVDLRLGREFLEFQHANIPCIHPNSEQEVADYVEETVVDDDDEFILHPGDFVLGTTYERVEIPDDLIAHVEGRSSLGRLAIVVHATAGLADPGYQGQITLELSNLGTAPVALSPGMRISQLTFTELKTPADRPYGEERGSKYQGQKGPQASKIQGDREFGGDQ
- a CDS encoding DUF4112 domain-containing protein; the encoded protein is MEQEPPGLTRIRRVARLLDDSVGVPLTRYRVGLDALLGLVPVAGDTVTALLSLYIVVEAARLGVSLRTLARMVLNVGLDFAVGSVPVVGDLVDALWKANERNAELAAADLARADQTPF
- a CDS encoding class I SAM-dependent methyltransferase, translating into MTDVRSFYGRWARLYDALASLPFVGSWRARAVESLDLSAGDTVVEMGCGTGANVPSLRKQVGPGGTVVGVDLTRGMLDRAGRHPDRAGDGVHYVQGDAAHPPIRDADAVLATFVAGLFPDPEPVVDRWCDAVGPGGRIALLNFQRSDATVALPLNVVFEGFVRLSSPGSRLARDSQATAFERRVRAARRRLTERTVDRRYETLAGGYLGLLSGTVA
- a CDS encoding flippase-like domain-containing protein produces the protein MSDIEVSVVLPAYNEEDTIEETVSVTLETLASFLPAGSFEVIVAEDGCDDRTPEIASRLAAEDDRVRHVHSDERLGRGGALEYAFQRADGGTLVYFDTDLATDMRHLEELVESVRSGAYDVATGSRWLPENRADRPARRGVPSLGYNTLVRAVLRSKLQDHQCGFKAFDRDAMETLAPMVEDEHWFWDTELLVKAQRNGFRVKEFPVDWTPKGDSKVDIVRDVFGMGSQVLRTFWELSVSPRITRRVSLGAGTLLVVVALLLMTQYLDPRTVLERMADADPAIVALSGAVYALSWPLRGIRYRDILDSMGHHERWEFLTGAVFVSQTGNLVFPARAGDAVRAYVVKARRSIPYPTGFASLAVERVFDLLTITLLAGVVLIGLAVTGSADTLFAALAGDAVGGDTASSGQTAVVVAAAVGLAAIGAVAAIVASARTDRNFVRAGVGRLSDDSYADYVAGVIEGFVADIQTVTADGAAFVRVGLGSLLIWSLDVLTALVVFRAFGQSLTPSLIAVGFFAVSVGNLAKVLPLTPGGVGLYEGAFTIIVAPLTPVGVTTALSIAVVDHAVKNAVTVVGGIVSMAWLNVSLTKAVEESRNASEVEPEAEA
- a CDS encoding thiamine-phosphate synthase family protein, whose protein sequence is MRFIEEVVVEEFLPTFRSLLAEALRERDLTQSEVAELLGISQSAVSKYVHGNVDRNEALLDHRGLAELVERLADGLAAGETTSVQALVETEVFIRELERGGLLAQLHEQRVPELAEYEGEFAVHDPDSTLRAAEQALSSVRRGLQVLENTSGFATLIPAVGSNLVEALPDGDSIEDVAAVPGRILDVKGRATIPADPEFGVSEHVASVLLAARAAGSDARAALNVRYDESIVTALSEAGYTTAEFDAEASVETGVAEALAETPDADVLYQTGGMGVEPVVYVLGPDAGTVAERTRELL
- a CDS encoding glycosyltransferase family 87 protein; this encodes MSLSTTRRDVWLVLGSAVLLGAGLGLYYVLAWPVKIGLNYRVYDAAARAVLAGRDFYAVTPPSSRFHYLYPPVTVLAFVPLARLGEWPVGYAITTVLTVAASGWLTRLLAGYVESMGYRVPRSDRLLVGAFVLASVHAVPSLAYGQVNHLLVAAFAAGLVWLDRDREWLAGVALALPAFVKVFPAAVGLWLLYRRAWRAIVAAVGTAVALSLAGLAAFGPATYRTYVFDVLLARRDTQAFVGGLDPGVSYVTLRRPLSVLFPTVDPTWYAAGAAALLAPAVAALYWRTRTTTDRLVALYGTLVAILLFFPSLLLYYVYLTFPLVVLLYDLPRGWGRRLFVGGTLLATLSLSFNAVPRLVDLLPLAPETVTQITVTLRPVFTLGTPVLYGCLLSLVGCLVYRLEREPTPGTADAASPGTSD